One stretch of Cygnus olor isolate bCygOlo1 chromosome 1, bCygOlo1.pri.v2, whole genome shotgun sequence DNA includes these proteins:
- the C1H11orf87 gene encoding LOW QUALITY PROTEIN: uncharacterized protein C11orf87 homolog (The sequence of the model RefSeq protein was modified relative to this genomic sequence to represent the inferred CDS: inserted 2 bases in 1 codon; deleted 2 bases in 1 codon) — translation MSAKLSKELRLSLPPCLLNRTSATLNASSTCIAQVGQLFQSFSSTLVLIVLVTLIFCLILLSLTTFHVHKRKIXKRKMQKAQEEYERDHCTRSSSSGSRQHPGTGARGDTQGRDSRLGRPPQDSEIQRPSPSAAPSSQPRASLDTAGAGLLQTVILS, via the exons ATGAGTGCCAAGCTCTCCAAGGAGTTGAGGCTGTCCCTGCCGCCTTGCCTCCTGAACAGGACGTCCGCCACCTTGAACGCCAGCAGCACCTGCATCGCGCAAGTGGGTCAGCTCTTCCAGTCCTTCTCGTCCACTCTGGTTTTAATCGTCCTGGTCACCCTCATCTTCTGCCTGatcctcctctccctcaccaCCTTCCATGTCCACAAGAGGAAGAT GAAGCGGAAGATGCAAAAGGCTCAGGAGGAGTACGAAAGGGACCACTGCACCCGCAGCAGCAGTAGCGGCAGCCGGCAGCACCCCGGGACAGGGGCGCGGGGAGACACCCAAGGAAGAGACAGCCGCCTGGGAAGACCCCCCCAGGACTCAGAGATCCAGCGCCCCTCTCCCtcggcagcccccagctcc cagccacgGGCTTCTTTGGACACAGCTGGCGCGGGGCTCTTGCAAACGGTGATTTTGTCATGA